The Sphingomonas aliaeris genome segment CGCCTCGCGGCGAACTTCGGCATTCTGCGTGCTACGAAGCGCGATCTGCGACATTTCCACCGCGCCACGATGATGCTCGATCATCTTGCGCGTCCACGTTTCGCCGGCGTCGGGCCCCATCGCCGCCATCATCTTCTCGTGCATTTTCATCTCGGCCGGACCGTAGGGGTTGGCTGCGGTCGCTGGCATCGCATGGTTCATGCCGGCCATGTTGCCGTGGTTCATGCCCTGGTGGTTCGCCTGCTGTGCAAGAGCCGGGGTCGCCAGCGCGGCGACGAGGAAAAGGGGTGCGAGTTTCATCATCAATCTCCTGGGGTGCGAGGTGTTAAATGCCTCTCACGTCAATTACGCGGCGCGAGCACCTACCCCTCATGTCGGACGCGATTGGCTCTGGGTCAGCTTCCCGGCGATCTGCGGCGTCGCCGGACGGGCCAGCGCATCCACAGGAGAACCGCGCCGCCTATCCACAACGCCAGCCCCCGATCGCGAAAGCGAGCAGCCAAGGCGTGTTAAAGTCCTCGTGGTTCTTCCAGTCCATGATGTGGAGACCCCAGAAAAAATCGTAAAGCCGCCAGGTGCCTGTCCTGACAGCGGTGATCCGTCCTGTGTCACCGGCGACAAAGACGCGGGTGTTGTTGGGGTCGTCAAACGCGATCCGCCATGCGGGGAGCGCGCCACGATATTCGGGTGCGGCACGCTCGATCCGCTCCACGCGAGCAACCGGTCGACCTTCCCCTCGCCAAGCAGCGCGTGCCACGGCCTCGGCCTGGGCGGCGCTAGCAGCCGGCAGGAGCACCCCCGTGGTCGCATCGGCAAGCCGGGTGCCCTTGGCCGTTGACAGCTCGGCGACGGGACGCCCGAGCAACATGCGATAGGTGAGCGATGTGACGGGCGTTCCGACGCTTCTCGTCAGGTCCGCTGGCGACGCCAAGGCCATGCCCGCCGGTATAGGGGCGACGGTCTTCCGATCAACGAGGTGATCGCCATGCACCTTGTCGATCGGCAGGAAGCTCATCACCGTCCCACTGGTGAACCAGAGGAGGAGCTGGATGCCGATAATGATCGCGAGCCA includes the following:
- a CDS encoding DUF305 domain-containing protein — protein: MKLAPLFLVAALATPALAQQANHQGMNHGNMAGMNHAMPATAANPYGPAEMKMHEKMMAAMGPDAGETWTRKMIEHHRGAVEMSQIALRSTQNAEVRREAQKAIASQNREIAMLNAMLRKMGKPAQ